A genomic segment from Polyangium mundeleinium encodes:
- a CDS encoding amidohydrolase family protein, which yields MKDGFRILDADSHVIEPHAVWHEAARRFEHVGFKYAPAYPDGSRRYVPYTLQGDDFTHVVTNRLVENAEASAPYPEVWTAEGMSPEFHANTLGERGVDQALVFPTFGLWMWSVDGMNPGLAGALVQAYNDWLFDYCARIPDFLKPVLAVNLHAPELLVAELEKLVARGARTVFVRPNPVGGRMLGDNAYEPFWAACERLDVSVGVHEGAHSRLATTGSDRFTKRFAVHACSHPMEQMMAFLSLLESGVLERHPKLRIAFLESGCGWLPYWLWRLDEEYEQLGWEVEGTVRMPPSDYFRRQCYIAWEPKEPCLKQVIDCVGEDRILCGSDFPHVDSDRESVTKMLAGARVISDDFARKLTWDNPKTFYRL from the coding sequence ATGAAAGACGGATTTCGCATTCTTGACGCCGATTCCCATGTGATAGAGCCTCATGCCGTATGGCATGAGGCAGCGAGACGATTCGAACATGTCGGCTTCAAATACGCTCCCGCCTATCCCGACGGATCGCGCCGATACGTGCCTTATACCCTGCAAGGAGACGACTTCACGCACGTAGTCACGAATCGCCTGGTCGAGAATGCAGAGGCGTCTGCGCCATACCCCGAGGTGTGGACCGCGGAGGGAATGTCACCGGAATTCCATGCAAATACGCTCGGGGAGCGTGGGGTCGATCAAGCCCTCGTCTTCCCCACCTTCGGCTTGTGGATGTGGTCGGTCGACGGCATGAATCCAGGCCTGGCAGGAGCCTTGGTCCAGGCCTACAACGATTGGCTCTTCGACTACTGTGCTCGTATTCCCGACTTTCTCAAACCCGTGCTGGCCGTCAATCTACATGCCCCGGAGCTGCTGGTGGCCGAGCTCGAGAAGCTCGTCGCGCGGGGGGCGCGCACGGTGTTCGTGCGGCCCAATCCCGTGGGCGGCCGCATGCTTGGAGACAACGCCTACGAGCCATTCTGGGCCGCGTGTGAGCGGCTCGATGTATCCGTCGGTGTCCATGAAGGCGCCCACTCGCGGTTGGCCACCACCGGCTCGGATCGGTTTACGAAGCGTTTCGCGGTGCACGCCTGCTCCCACCCCATGGAGCAAATGATGGCGTTTCTATCCCTGCTCGAATCGGGGGTCCTCGAGCGTCATCCAAAGCTGCGTATTGCCTTTCTGGAGTCAGGATGCGGCTGGCTGCCCTACTGGCTTTGGCGCCTCGACGAGGAGTATGAGCAGCTCGGTTGGGAGGTGGAGGGCACGGTGCGCATGCCGCCCTCCGACTACTTCCGCCGCCAATGCTACATCGCCTGGGAGCCCAAGGAGCCCTGCCTAAAGCAGGTGATCGACTGCGTCGGCGAAGACCGCATCCTGTGCGGCAGCGACTTCCCCCACGTCGACTCCGATCGCGAGTCCGTCACCAAGATGCTCGCGGGAGCACGCGTCATCAGTGACGATTTTGCACGCAAGCTGACCTGGGATAATCCAAAGACCTTCTATCGTCTTTGA